One region of Oryza sativa Japonica Group chromosome 5, ASM3414082v1 genomic DNA includes:
- the LOC4337847 gene encoding mediator of RNA polymerase II transcription subunit 28 translates to MAEPPSQSPAQTPPQAAQQQQQGPGESARDDMMACVAALEAALLPCLPARELQAVDRSLQSSHQIDVERHARDFMEAAKKLQSYFISLQREDRPSTEEMLRKDIAIMEEELKTKSELIDKHKKLIEGWQKELKDQLGKHVTELERV, encoded by the exons AtggccgagccgccgtcgcAGTCGCCGGCGCAGACGCCGCCGCaggcggcgcagcagcagcagcaggggccCGGGGAGAGCGCGCGCGACGACATGATGGCCTGCGTGGCGGCGCTGGAGGCGGCGCTGCTGCCCTGCCTCCCCGCGCGCGAGCTCCAGGCCGTCGACCGCTCCCTCCAATCCTCCCACCAGA TTGATGTTGAGAGGCACGCGAGGGATTTCATGGAGGCTGCGAAGAAGCTCCAGTCTTACTTCATCAGCCTGCAGCGCGAGGACCGACCGTCGACAGAAGAAATGCTTCGAAAG GATATTGCTATAATGGAGGAAGAGCTGAAGACCAAGTCCGAGCTCATCGACAAACATAAGAAGCTCATCGAAGGGTGGCAGAAAGAGCTGAAGGACCAGCTGGGAAAGCATGTTACTGAACTCGAAAGAGTGTGA
- the LOC4337846 gene encoding U1 small nuclear ribonucleoprotein A, which yields MSGEVAAAVGGGAPEENGAPPNVTIYINNLNEKIKLEELKKSLRAVFSQFGKILDVLAFKTLKHKGQAWVVFEDVASATEALKSMQDFPFHNKPMRIQYAKTKSDIIAKADGTFVPRERRKRNDEKPEKKQKREQHHDVSQVGLGVNAYPGVYGAPPLSQLPFAGAQKVMMPEIIVPNNILFVQNLPHETTPMMLQMLFCQYPGFKEVRMVEAKPGIAFVEYGDEGQATAAMNHLQGFKITKDNQMLISYAKK from the exons ATgagcggcgaggtggcggcggcggtcggcggtggcGCCCCGGAGGAGAACGGCGCCCCTCCGAACGTCACCATCTACATCAACAACCTCAACGAGAAGATCAAGCTCGAGG AACTTAAGAAATCGCTCCGCGCTGTTTTCTCCCAGTTTGGGAAGATTCTTGATGTTCTCGCTTTCAAGACTTTGAAGCATAAAGGCCAAGCCTGGGTTGTGTTTGAAGATGTTGCTTCAGCAACTGAGGCTTTGAAGAGCATGCAAGACTTCCCCTTCCATAATAAACCTATG AGAATCCAATATGCCAAGACCAAATCGGATATTATAGCAAAAGCTGATGGCACCTTTGTACCTCGAGAAAGAAGGAAGAGGAACGATGAGAAAC CTGAAAAGAAGCAGAAGCGTGAGCAGCACCATGATGTGAGTCAAGTTGGCTTAGGTGTGAATGCTTACCCCGGTGTTTATGGAGCTCCTCCG CTCTCTCAGCTACCTTTTGCTGGCGCACAGAAGGTCATGATGCCGGAGATAATTGTACCGAATAACATCCTCTTCGTCCAAAACCTCCCACATGAGACGACCCCTATGATGCTTCAGATGCTCTTCTGTCAGTACCCAGGGTTCAAGGAAGTCAGAATGGTTGAAGCAAAGCCTGGGATTGCTTTCGTGGAGTACGGCGACGAGGGGCAGGCTACCGCTGCCATGAACCATCTTCAGGGGTTCAAAATTACGAAAGATAACCAGATGCTTATCTCGTATGCGAAGAAGTAA